The following coding sequences are from one Helicoverpa armigera isolate CAAS_96S chromosome 2, ASM3070526v1, whole genome shotgun sequence window:
- the LOC110382490 gene encoding uncharacterized protein LOC110382490 isoform X2, with amino-acid sequence MASLIMTSENTYTNTETDYTHPSSELETIHVNTEVENTHPNTESENTEKTDSPRETHNLHKTETVAGNKSHASSSTDKKSEFSKPSFQFLRTQIDTDSDNIKAEYDRDYKDVSGVNIRDCGEPLRPQVLRIDFNPGVDDDDFMQKKCVDFWKFINDHPELSSLKVKANKESVTESSTNMTSSETASSTASSGSSGGYGLTPITMMSLDWLKNGELMNHALATKAVIKPCELVTKYDEYSQNKPDDWPPGKKPVARVHRVPNLVPRSSSKSRAHSSNKINQDKSLKLMLAEMKRWDSQHPKSMKPPNNPPGFALEKPERILLPYIAPNEDKYCEKCIN; translated from the exons ATGGCCAGCTTAATAATGACTAgtgaaaatacatatacaaacacAGAAACTGATTATACACATCCAAGCTCAGAACTTGAAACTATACATGTAAACACGGAAGTTGAGAATACTCATCCAAACACAGAATCTGAAAATACCGAAAAGACTGACAGCCCTCGTGAAACACATAACCTTCATAAAACTGAAACGGTCGCAGGGAATAAATCCCATGCTTCATCTTCAACAGACAAAAAATCCGAATTTTCCAAACCCAGCTTCCAATTTCTGCGCACACAAATTGATACTGACAGTGATAATATTAAAGCAGAATACGATAGAGATTATAAAGATGTTTCAGGTGTGAACATAAGAGATTGTGGAGAACCTTTGAGACCACAGGTTTTGCGAATCGATTTCAATCCAggagttgatgatgatgatttcatgCAGAAAAAATGTGTTGACTTCTGGAAGTTCATCAATGATCACCCAGAGTTGAGTTCGTTGAAAGTAAAGGCTAACAAGGAAAGTGTCACG GAATCCTCAACCAATATGACATCTTCTGAGACCGCCTCCTCTACGGCCTCGTCCGGATCGAGTGGAGGATACGGGTTGACACCAATCACTATGATGTCTCTTGATTGGCTGAAGAACG GAGAGCTGATGAACCACGCATTGGCTACGAAGGCAGTCATAAAACCATGCGAGCTTGTAACAAAATACGATGAGTATAGCCAAAATAAACCGGACGATTGGCCTCCAGGAAAAAAACCAG TTGCAAGAGTGCATCGGGTCCCAAATTTGGTTCCCCGGTCCAGTTCCAAGAGTCGAGCACATTCATCCAACAAGATAAATCAGGATAAAAGCCTAAAACTCATGCTGGCTGAGATGAAGAGATGGGATTCACAACATCCGAA ATCCATGAAGCCCCCAAATAATCCTCCCGGATTTGCTCTAGAGAAACCTGAGCGCATTCTACTGCCGTACATAGCACCTAATGAagataaatattgtgaaaagtGCATTAATTAG
- the LOC110382490 gene encoding uncharacterized protein LOC110382490 isoform X1, protein MASLIMTSENTYTNTETDYTHPSSELETIHVNTEVENTHPNTESENTEKTDSPRETHNLHKTETVAGNKSHASSSTDKKSEFSKPSFQFLRTQIDTDSDNIKAEYDRDYKDVSGVNIRDCGEPLRPQVLRIDFNPGVDDDDFMQKKCVDFWKFINDHPELSSLKVKANKESVTKESSTNMTSSETASSTASSGSSGGYGLTPITMMSLDWLKNGELMNHALATKAVIKPCELVTKYDEYSQNKPDDWPPGKKPVARVHRVPNLVPRSSSKSRAHSSNKINQDKSLKLMLAEMKRWDSQHPKSMKPPNNPPGFALEKPERILLPYIAPNEDKYCEKCIN, encoded by the exons ATGGCCAGCTTAATAATGACTAgtgaaaatacatatacaaacacAGAAACTGATTATACACATCCAAGCTCAGAACTTGAAACTATACATGTAAACACGGAAGTTGAGAATACTCATCCAAACACAGAATCTGAAAATACCGAAAAGACTGACAGCCCTCGTGAAACACATAACCTTCATAAAACTGAAACGGTCGCAGGGAATAAATCCCATGCTTCATCTTCAACAGACAAAAAATCCGAATTTTCCAAACCCAGCTTCCAATTTCTGCGCACACAAATTGATACTGACAGTGATAATATTAAAGCAGAATACGATAGAGATTATAAAGATGTTTCAGGTGTGAACATAAGAGATTGTGGAGAACCTTTGAGACCACAGGTTTTGCGAATCGATTTCAATCCAggagttgatgatgatgatttcatgCAGAAAAAATGTGTTGACTTCTGGAAGTTCATCAATGATCACCCAGAGTTGAGTTCGTTGAAAGTAAAGGCTAACAAGGAAAGTGTCACG AAGGAATCCTCAACCAATATGACATCTTCTGAGACCGCCTCCTCTACGGCCTCGTCCGGATCGAGTGGAGGATACGGGTTGACACCAATCACTATGATGTCTCTTGATTGGCTGAAGAACG GAGAGCTGATGAACCACGCATTGGCTACGAAGGCAGTCATAAAACCATGCGAGCTTGTAACAAAATACGATGAGTATAGCCAAAATAAACCGGACGATTGGCCTCCAGGAAAAAAACCAG TTGCAAGAGTGCATCGGGTCCCAAATTTGGTTCCCCGGTCCAGTTCCAAGAGTCGAGCACATTCATCCAACAAGATAAATCAGGATAAAAGCCTAAAACTCATGCTGGCTGAGATGAAGAGATGGGATTCACAACATCCGAA ATCCATGAAGCCCCCAAATAATCCTCCCGGATTTGCTCTAGAGAAACCTGAGCGCATTCTACTGCCGTACATAGCACCTAATGAagataaatattgtgaaaagtGCATTAATTAG